The following nucleotide sequence is from Nevskiales bacterium.
CGCGCCAGGCCATCCTCTCGGACCCGGATTTCCACGAAGGGCGCTACTACGATCACGGCGTGGTGCCACGCCGCGGGCTCATGCTGGCGCGCATGCTCGGTCACATCACCTACCTGTCCGATGACGCCATGCGCGCCAAGTTCGGCCGCGACCTGCGCGAGGGCAAGATCAACTACAACTACGACGTCGAATTCCAGGTCGAGAGTTACCTGCGCCACCAGGGTCAGTCGTTCGTGGATCGCTTCGACGCCAACACCTACCTGCTGATGACCAAGGCACTGGATTACTTCGACCCAGCGCGCGAATTCGACAACGACCTCGCATGCGCCTTCCGCCAGGCACGTGCGAAGTTCCTGGTGATGTCCTTCAGCAGCGACTGGCGCTTCTCGCCGGCACGCTCGCGCGAGATCGTCAAGGCGCTGGTGGATGCCAAACGCGACGTCAGCTACGCCGAGATCGGCTCGCAGCTGGGCCACGACGACTTCCTCATGACCATTCCGCATTACGTGCAGACGCTGGGCAGCTATCTGGAACGCGTAGCCCGGGAGTGTGGCGTATGAACACGGCCGCTGCGGAACAGGCCGCGCTGCGACCGGATTACGCCATCATCTGCGAGTGGATCCGGCCGGGCGCGCACGTGCTCGACCTGGGTTGCGGCGACGGCACCCTGCTGCACTACCTGCAGGCCACGCGCGGGGTCACCGGCTACGGCATCGAGATCGACCCGGACGAGGTGGTGGGCTGTATCCGCAAGGGCGTCAACGTGATCCAGGCCGACCTCGACGCCGGTCTGGCGCAGTTCGAGAACGATTCCTTCGACTACGTGGTCATGAGCGAGGCGCTGCAGGTGGTGCAGCGGCCGGACCTGCTGATGGACGAGATCCTGCGCGTCGGCCACGAGTGCATCGTCACCTTCCCCAACTTCGGTCACTGGCGCAGCCGGCTGGCCATCGGCCTGCACGGCCGCATGCCGGTGTCGCCGGCGCTGCCGGCGCAGTGGTACGACACGCCCAATATCCACCTGTGCACGGTGCGGGATTTCGAGGATCTATGCCGGAAGAAGGGCATCACCGTGATCCGGCGCAGCGTGGTCGACCACGTGCATCGCAGCACGCTCGGCATGCGCCTGTTCCCCAACCTGCTGGGCGAGATCGCGCTGTACCAGCTGCGCCGCAATGGCAAATCAGAAACGCGCAAGCGACAGACAGGATCACAGGATGCGCAGGCTTGACAGGCCGGAAAGCATGTTCTTCCCCAGGGGAAAATCGTCTCCCCCCGTTAACCCTGCAGATCCTGTCGATCCTGTCCATTTCTTATGGGCCGCCATCGCCATGATGCTGGCGCTGGGGGCGGCGCCGGTACAAGCCGAGCAGAAGCAGGACTTCGGCGACTACCGGGTGCACTACAGCGCCCAGAACAGCACGGACCTGAACCTGGAGGTCGCGCGCCGGTACGGCATCGTGCGCGATCCGCGCCTGGCGCTGGTCATGCTCACCGTGCAGCAGGCCGGCGGCGAACCTGTCGCGGCGACCGTGCGCGGCGAGGCGCGCAATCTGCTGGGCCAGAAACAGCCGCTGGAGATGCGCGAAGTCCGCGAAGGCAAGAGCATCTACTACCTGGGCCTGTTTGCCATCAGCCATCGGGAGACCCAGGCCTTCGACTTCGAGATCCATCCCGCAGGTTCGACGGCGGTCTTTCGCCTGCGTTTCAGCCAGCAGTTTTTCGTCGATTAGGGAAACTGCGCATCATCCGGTCCGCTGACCGAGAACCTCCAGCTTCAGGCGGATGAAGTCGGCGTGTGTCAGATGCAAAAGGTCGGCGAAGCGGCGCATCAGGTGCTCCTCGTGGCGGTCCAGACGGCCATCGGCATAGGCCACCTGCCACAGCATCTTCAGAACGGCCAGCTTCTCCGGATACTCCAGGCCGGTATTGATGTCGTCGAGGAAAGCATGCAACGACACCGACCGGTCGGCCGTACGCTCGGCCGACGTGAGTAGCGCCTGCACCGCCTCTGCGTCGAGGCCGAAACGCGTCTGTAGCTCGCGGCGCAAGGCTTCGCGCTCCGGGCCGGGATGCTCGGCATCGGCGCGCGCCATCTCCACCAGCAGCACCGCCGCTGCCAGCCGGATCGCTTGCTCGTCACGCTCCCGGTCATCGCTCGCATGGCGCGCATTACGCAACAGCCCATGCAGGCGCTGCCAGGCGCCGGTGATCTGCCGTTTCAATTCTTTTGCCTGCCTTTGACCAGGTAGCGTCCACGCGAGAACTCGCCGAAATACTGGTCGAGGTCCGGGTGGCGGATGGGCGTGCCCTCGAGATCATGCTCGAGGTTGCGCTCCGCGACGTAGGTCTCGTGGCTGGCGCCGTCCACCAGCACCCGGTACCAGGGCTGGTCCTTGGGCGGCCGGCTGGGCGCCATCTGCTCGTACCACTCGTCGCTGCCATTGAAAGTCATGTCAACGTCGACCACCACGCCACGATAGTCAAACAGCATGTGGTGCACCAATTCGCCTACGCAGAACCTGGCGCGCGACTGGGGGGGTCTGGATCTGGTCATCCGACGCAACCCGGGAGACGGCAACTGCGCTCAGCATACGCCGCTGCCGGCGGCGCCGCTATTCGGAGGTGAAACGAATGTCACCGTACCAGGCGCGGCCACGGCCGGCGCTGTCATCGCAGTCGGTCATCAGGGCGACACCGTCGATTTGCCTGGCCTCGATACCGAACTGCTCGCGAAAATCCCGGCGCAAATCGCGCAGCTCTTCACGCCACTGGGCATCCGGGCCGCTGCGCAGCGCCAGCATCATCGCCTGCCCGGTATAGGCATTGGGCCAGGCGCTGCCGACCGGCCTGCCGCTGGCCCAGACGTAGTTGAGGGCACGCGTGCGCCAGAGCAGCGCGCCGCCGTCGATCACCACATACAGGCGGGCCAGATAGTCGTCGCCCTGCTTGCGGGTCTCGTCCAGGCCGCGATAGGCACCCTCGACGCGCCAGGACCAGCGCAGCATCGGTGTGCGCACAAGGTCTACGCGCAGGCGGCGGTACAAGGCCGAGGCGGCGTTCTCGCACGTGGCCTGCAGCACGCGCCGGTCGCCCAGCTCGACGATGCGGTAGTCGGTCGGCCGGTTGAACACCTTGGCTTCCCAGCCCTGCAGATCCCCGGCCGAGAACCGCCCTACCCACAGCGTCTCGGCCCCGAGCGGCAGGGGCAGCAGAATCAGGCTGAGGATCGCCAGCGCATGCGCACGCACGCGCATCAGACCCCTCGAGCGGCCGGCAGTTCGCGCCAGCGCTCGCGCAGGACCGGGGTCACGATGCTGCGCAGATCGCCGAGCCGGCCATGGAAGAAATGCCCGGTGCCGTCGAGCAGCCGCAGATCCACCGGCGGGGCCTGACCCTGCACGCGTGCCACGGTCTTTTGGCAGTCCACCACGTCATCGTCGCGCCCGTGGATCAGCAGCCACGGACAGCCGGGCGTCGGTATGGCATCGCCAAAGGCATACAGCGCGGGCGCCACCGTCACCAGCTGCTCGGGCCGCCGTTGCGCGGCCGCACGCACCGCCACCATGCCGCCGAAAGAAAACCCCAGCCACGCCCAGTGCCGTAGCGCCAGCGCCTGCAACCCCCAGTCCAGCACCGCCAGCGCATCCTCGGTTTCGCCCTCGCCCTGGTCGAAATGGCCCTCGCTGCGGCCCACGCCGCGAAAATTGAAGCGCAGGCTGGCAAGACCGGCCTCGGTGCCGCAGCGCGCCAGAGTGGTCACGACCTTGTTGTCCAGGGTGCCGCCGTACAACGGGTGTGGATGACAGACCACGGCCAGGCCACGCGGTCCGGCCGGGTTTGCGGGCATGGCCAGGACAGCTTCGATGGCACCGGCGGGCCCGTGCAGCACGAGCGCGGCACTCTGCCCGGCAGCCGGCAGCGCCGTCATGCGCTTCTCAGCCCGGCAGCGGCTTGCCGTCGGCCAGCGCCAGCAGGCCGCGCACGTGCCGGTAGATCCACCAGATCGCCAGCACCAGCCAGATGACGAAGCCGATGCCGATGATGAAGGTCAGGCCAGCCAGCACGAACCACAGCAGCCCCCACCAGAAGGTATGGATCATCCAGCGGTGATGCGTAGCCCAGGTCGGCGAGGCCTCGTCGCGTTTCACGTAGTTGATGACAACCGCCGCGACATTGAGCAGGTAAACGGTGAGCGGGCCGAGCAGATGCAGCAGATAGGCGATCAGGGCGAGGTTCTTCTCGCTCAAACCACCGGCCGGGCTGGCCGGGAGAGGTTCATTCATGCAGGTCCTCCGTTCAGACTTCCGACCAGCTCGAGCGGCGCCGCGCACGACCCAGCAGCAGGCCGATGATCAGGCCGACCACGAAGATGCCGGCGCCGGTCTTCAGGCCGTCGCGCCAGCTGCCCAGGGTCTGGTTCTCGTGCATCAGGCGTTCGCGCTCGGTCTCCAGGCTCAGGATACGTTCGCGCAGCTGCTGATTCTCGCGGTCGATCAGCGGTGCGTTCATGGCCTCGTTGCGCAGCCGGTCCAGCTCCAGCCGCAGGCGTGCATTCTCCTCGCGCAGCGCGGCTTCCGCCGGTGCCACGGGCGCGACGTTCGCCTCCGCAGGTGGTGCGTGCGGTACAGATGGCGGGGATTCGGCCCAGGCGGGCGTCAGGACGAGGACGAACAGTAGCGGCAGTCGCTTCACGAGCAACGGTCCCTGCAGGCGTGGAGGTGCCACCGATTGTAAGGTTTAGCGGTCCTCCAGCGCCACGGCATCGGCGGCCTGGCGGGTCAGCACGCCCAGTTCGTCCCAGGGCATGTCGCGGTACAGCTGAATGTCGCGGCCGCCGAAGAACGGGTATTTGACGATATCGAAATAGGGCGAGTAGTCGAAATCCCGTGGCACGATCAGCCGTGTGTCACGGCGGTAGAAACGGTAGGTGCTGCCGGGCCCGCGGTGGATCACCGGCAGGATGGGAAAGCGCACGCGCGCGAAAGATTCGGCAATCAGGGTCGAACAGACCGCGCGCGTGATCTCGCCGGGATGCGCCTCGAACAGTGTGGAACGCCAGCGGCGCGGCATCAGGCCATACGGGAACATAAAACGCAGCAGGTCGAACACCTGGCGCATGTTGTAAGGCATGCCGACACGCGAGAGCATGTACTCGGTCACCGTGCGCGCGTCTTCGGGCAGCAGGTCGCGCGGACGGCAGATGCGCAGGTGGTAGCGGGCGTATTTCTCGATCGGCACGATCAGCGTCCCCTGTCCCATCTCGGATTCCACGAGGAGCTGCTGCTCAGGCGCCCAGTCGCGCTGCTCGATGAGGCGCTGACGCAGGGCCTCGTCCGGCAGGTCGCGCAGGCGACCCACGTACATCGCGGCGTGGCTCCAGCTGCTGAGCGTGACCGCCTGAATGACACCGGACAGGAGCGATCGGCCTTCGACCAGAATCACGTCCGCCGGCCGTACCTGCTCGCACAGCAGGCCGAAGTCGTTCAGCGGCATCCCGGGCGGACGCACGTCGCGCGTGCCCCACTCGATCAGCTGCTTGACGAGTCTGCGGTTAAGCCGTTCGAGTGGTTCCCACACGTGTGTTCGCCTTTTCCGTTCGCTGTGCAGGGGCTGATGAGCCAGGCTTTATAATCTCCCAGCCGCTTTCCGACTGCCAATCCTGTGCCGCCATCGATGAGCCTCATCGACATTGGCGCCAACCTGGCGCACGACAGTTTTGACGCCGATCGAGATGCCGTGCTGGTCCGCGCCCGCCAGGCGGGCGTGTCCGCGATCATCGTCACCGGCAGCGACCTGGACAGCGCACGCAAGGCCGTAGCGCTCGCCCGCGCCCATGCGGGCTTCCTGTATGCCACGGCCGGCCAGCATCCGCATCACGCCGGCAGCCTCGACGACGATACGCTGCATGCCTTGCACGAGACCGCGCTGGCGCCGCAGGTGGTCGCCACCGGCGAGATGGGGCTCGATTTTTTCCGCGACTTCGCGCCGCGCCCGGCGCAGGAGCGCGCCTTCCAGCGTCAACTGGAGATGGCGGTCGCGGTCGGCAAGCCGGTGTTCCTGCACCAGCGCGACGCCCATGCGCGTTTCCTGCCGATCCTCTGCGAGCAGCTGGACCGTTTGCCGGCCGCCGTGGTGCATTGTTTTACGGGCACGCGCGAGGAACTCTACGATTATCTTGATGTCGGACTCCATGTTGGCATTACGGGCTGGATCTGCGACGAACGCCGTGGCCAGCACCTGCTGGACTGTGTGCGTGACATTCCCCTGGACCGGCTGATGCTGGAGACCGATGCACCCTACCTGCTACCCCGCAACCTGCAGCCGAAGCCCGCCAGCCGCCGTAACGAACCGGCCTACCTGCCCGCCGTGCTGGCCACCGTGGCGCAGGCGCTCGGCCGGCCGGCGGCGGAGGTTGCCGCCGCCACCACGGCCACGGCCCGGCGCTTCTTCCGCCTGGCTTGAAAAACCGCATTTTCAGGCCGGATTCAGGCCGGCCGTGGAGCCCGGCAGACGGGCCGTTCCACGCTCAGCGCCCCGGGGTTCCCGACCGGCTGGAAATATGCAGCCAATCTCGCTACTGTTTAGGCAGAGGAGCGATAACTAAAAGAGGTGTGTTTATGTCGACCATGCGGAGCGCAACGGCCCTTGCGGCCATTATCCTGAGCTTCGTCAGCGGGCTTGCGCTGGCGAAGGTGTCCCCCGAAGAGGCCGAGCGGCTGAAAAACGACCTCATGCCGCTGGGCGGCGAGCGGGCCGGCAATGCTGACGGCAGCATCCCGGCCTGGGATGGGGGTCGGGTTCCAATACCGGCCGACTTCAAGGGCGACGGCCACATGCTCGTGAATCCCTTCCCGGACGACAAGCCCTTGTACACCATCACCAAGGCCAATCTCGATCAGTACAAGAGCAAGCTCTCGCCCGGGCACATCGCGATGTTCGGGAAATATCCGGACTACAAGATGCACGTCTATCCGACCCGCCGCACGGCATCGGCGCCGGATTTCGTGTACGAAGCGACTTACAAGAACGCCCTCACCGCCGAGCTCGGCTCCAATGGCGAAGCCCTGCTGAATGCCGTGACTGGCATCCCCTTCCCGATTCCCAAGAGCGGCAAGGAGCCGATCTGGAACCACAAGGTGCGTTACCGCGGCCTCGGCGGCACCCGCTACAACGTGCAGGCGGCGGTGCAGGCCAACGGCAGCTTCACGCCGGCGGTGCTGCGCGAGGACGCGCGCTTCCACTACAACTACCCGAACATCAAGCCGGAAGACCTCAACAACATCATCATTTACTTCTTCCAGCTGCAGACCGCGCCTGCGCGCGTGGCCGGCACCATCACGCTGGTGCACGAGACCATGGACCAGGTCAAGGAAACCCGGCGCGCCTGGCTGTACAACCCCGGCCAGCGTCGCCTGCGGCGTGCGCCGAACGTGGCCTACGACAACCCCGGCAATGCCTCGGACGGCCTGCGCACCAACGACCAGCTGGACATGTTCAACGGCGCGATGGACCGCTATGACTGGAAGATCATCGGCAAGCAGGAACTGATCGTCCCGTACAACGCCTACGAGCTGCGTAACCAGAAGTACAAGTACACCGACATCTGCAAGGCCGGCCACATCAACCAGGACCTCGCCCGCTACGAGCTGCACCGCGTCTGGGTGGTCGAGGCGAATCAGCGCGAAGGCACCCGCCATATCTACAAGAAGCGCATCTCCTACATCGACGAAGACTCCTGGTCGATGCTGGTCACCGCCCTGTACGACCAGCGTGACCAGCTGTGGCGCTTCCAGGAAGGCCACGTACTGTCCGCCTACCACAAGCCCTTCCTCGCCATGGGCGTCGAGACGGTCTACGACCTGCTCAACAACCGCTACCTGGCGCTGGGCATGAGCAACGAGCACCCGGAGGCCTTCGAGAAGGAATTCCCGGTCGAGTACTTCGACCCCGCCAACGTGATCAAGCAAGCGCAGAAGTGACCGCGCGCGAAGCGCGCGTTGTCATCCCCGCGAGAGCGGGGATACCGCAAGAGAAAGGGCGCCTCGGCGCCCTTTCTCGTTATGCTCTTCTAGTGACGTGTGCAGGAACAAGAGCGACAGAAAGAGAAGCACCGCAGTACTGCATGCAGTACTGCATGCTGCGGCCGCCAGCGATATTCCGTCACTGATAGCGACGTGACTGGAACAGGTCGTAAGCGGTCTGGTAGTAGGCCGTTGCCAGCTCGATCAGTGGCAGATCCGGTGGGATCGGCGTGTAGATGTCGCGCTCCTTCTTCGGGCGGGTCATGTCCTGGTGGTGCCG
It contains:
- the metW gene encoding methionine biosynthesis protein MetW, which translates into the protein MRPDYAIICEWIRPGAHVLDLGCGDGTLLHYLQATRGVTGYGIEIDPDEVVGCIRKGVNVIQADLDAGLAQFENDSFDYVVMSEALQVVQRPDLLMDEILRVGHECIVTFPNFGHWRSRLAIGLHGRMPVSPALPAQWYDTPNIHLCTVRDFEDLCRKKGITVIRRSVVDHVHRSTLGMRLFPNLLGEIALYQLRRNGKSETRKRQTGSQDAQA
- a CDS encoding DUF4426 domain-containing protein, producing MMLALGAAPVQAEQKQDFGDYRVHYSAQNSTDLNLEVARRYGIVRDPRLALVMLTVQQAGGEPVAATVRGEARNLLGQKQPLEMREVREGKSIYYLGLFAISHRETQAFDFEIHPAGSTAVFRLRFSQQFFVD
- a CDS encoding TerB family tellurite resistance protein, translating into MKRQITGAWQRLHGLLRNARHASDDRERDEQAIRLAAAVLLVEMARADAEHPGPEREALRRELQTRFGLDAEAVQALLTSAERTADRSVSLHAFLDDINTGLEYPEKLAVLKMLWQVAYADGRLDRHEEHLMRRFADLLHLTHADFIRLKLEVLGQRTG
- the hspQ gene encoding heat shock protein HspQ, producing MTRSRPPQSRARFCVGELVHHMLFDYRGVVVDVDMTFNGSDEWYEQMAPSRPPKDQPWYRVLVDGASHETYVAERNLEHDLEGTPIRHPDLDQYFGEFSRGRYLVKGRQKN
- a CDS encoding DUF3047 domain-containing protein, which codes for MRVRAHALAILSLILLPLPLGAETLWVGRFSAGDLQGWEAKVFNRPTDYRIVELGDRRVLQATCENAASALYRRLRVDLVRTPMLRWSWRVEGAYRGLDETRKQGDDYLARLYVVIDGGALLWRTRALNYVWASGRPVGSAWPNAYTGQAMMLALRSGPDAQWREELRDLRRDFREQFGIEARQIDGVALMTDCDDSAGRGRAWYGDIRFTSE
- a CDS encoding alpha/beta fold hydrolase is translated as MTALPAAGQSAALVLHGPAGAIEAVLAMPANPAGPRGLAVVCHPHPLYGGTLDNKVVTTLARCGTEAGLASLRFNFRGVGRSEGHFDQGEGETEDALAVLDWGLQALALRHWAWLGFSFGGMVAVRAAAQRRPEQLVTVAPALYAFGDAIPTPGCPWLLIHGRDDDVVDCQKTVARVQGQAPPVDLRLLDGTGHFFHGRLGDLRSIVTPVLRERWRELPAARGV
- a CDS encoding YiiX/YebB-like N1pC/P60 family cysteine hydrolase encodes the protein MWEPLERLNRRLVKQLIEWGTRDVRPPGMPLNDFGLLCEQVRPADVILVEGRSLLSGVIQAVTLSSWSHAAMYVGRLRDLPDEALRQRLIEQRDWAPEQQLLVESEMGQGTLIVPIEKYARYHLRICRPRDLLPEDARTVTEYMLSRVGMPYNMRQVFDLLRFMFPYGLMPRRWRSTLFEAHPGEITRAVCSTLIAESFARVRFPILPVIHRGPGSTYRFYRRDTRLIVPRDFDYSPYFDIVKYPFFGGRDIQLYRDMPWDELGVLTRQAADAVALEDR
- a CDS encoding TatD family hydrolase; the protein is MSLIDIGANLAHDSFDADRDAVLVRARQAGVSAIIVTGSDLDSARKAVALARAHAGFLYATAGQHPHHAGSLDDDTLHALHETALAPQVVATGEMGLDFFRDFAPRPAQERAFQRQLEMAVAVGKPVFLHQRDAHARFLPILCEQLDRLPAAVVHCFTGTREELYDYLDVGLHVGITGWICDERRGQHLLDCVRDIPLDRLMLETDAPYLLPRNLQPKPASRRNEPAYLPAVLATVAQALGRPAAEVAAATTATARRFFRLA
- a CDS encoding DUF1329 domain-containing protein, which gives rise to MSTMRSATALAAIILSFVSGLALAKVSPEEAERLKNDLMPLGGERAGNADGSIPAWDGGRVPIPADFKGDGHMLVNPFPDDKPLYTITKANLDQYKSKLSPGHIAMFGKYPDYKMHVYPTRRTASAPDFVYEATYKNALTAELGSNGEALLNAVTGIPFPIPKSGKEPIWNHKVRYRGLGGTRYNVQAAVQANGSFTPAVLREDARFHYNYPNIKPEDLNNIIIYFFQLQTAPARVAGTITLVHETMDQVKETRRAWLYNPGQRRLRRAPNVAYDNPGNASDGLRTNDQLDMFNGAMDRYDWKIIGKQELIVPYNAYELRNQKYKYTDICKAGHINQDLARYELHRVWVVEANQREGTRHIYKKRISYIDEDSWSMLVTALYDQRDQLWRFQEGHVLSAYHKPFLAMGVETVYDLLNNRYLALGMSNEHPEAFEKEFPVEYFDPANVIKQAQK